The Neomonachus schauinslandi chromosome 11, ASM220157v2, whole genome shotgun sequence genome contains a region encoding:
- the PATE1 gene encoding prostate and testis expressed protein 1, producing the protein MDKPLLLGLPLLLSCLRSESLALRVGEVSPLISIPGFPAPMTEIIQCRMCHLQFPGERCSRGRGICTATEDEGCTTGRIFKKDGTLWLTFMGCLKNCANVDKIKWSVYLVKFRCCRGYDLCNETL; encoded by the exons atggacAAGCCCTTGCTTTTGGGACTCCCCCTCCTGCTCAGCTGCCTTAGAAGTGAGTCCCTAGCCTTGAGGGTTGGTGAGGT ATCGCCTCTCATTTCTATTCCTGGTTTCCCGGCCCCAATGACAGAAATCATTCAGTGTAGGATGTGCCACTTGCAGTTTCCAGGAGAGAGGTGTTCCAGAGGCAGAGGAATATGCACTGCTACAGAAGATGAGGGTTGCACGACTGGGAGGATTTTCAAGA AAGATGGGACTCTGTGGTTAACCTTCATGGGCTGCCTGAAAAACTGTGCTAATGTggacaaaataaaatggagtgtCTACTTGGTGAAGTTCAGGT